Part of the Sphingobium lignivorans genome is shown below.
TCCGTCGCCGGCCTGCTCGAGGCACCGATCATCCATGAGGCCGGCCTGGCCATGGCCATGGTGCTCGGCGCCATCGCGCTCGGCAAAGGCGCTCGCGAACATGGCATGCTGCTGCCGGTAGCGGTCGGTGCGCTCGGCCTCGGCGTGATGGCCGGTGCGCTCAGCCTGCCCCACGGCTTCGCTGGCGAGATCGTCTATACGCTGGTGGGCGTGCTGCTCCTCGCTTTCGGCCACGAACTGAACCGCCGCGCCTTCTGGT
Proteins encoded:
- a CDS encoding MerC domain-containing protein; the encoded protein is MTSFAASRFPRLDGWAIGLSGLCAIHCIATAVAFGLLSSVAGLLEAPIIHEAGLAMAMVLGAIALGKGAREHGMLLPVAVGALGLGVMAGALSLPHGFAGEIVYTLVGVLLLAFGHELNRRAFW